The genomic stretch CCGGCTTTCGCCGAAGGATCGTTGCCACCCGGCCTCGAAAGCGTCGGTAACTTCCGGTCTTAGGTCTGGATTGCCCCGGCGCAGGTTGTAAGCGTCCATTCGGGTAGTGAACGGCCATAGTTCCCAACCGCGCTGTCGCTGGATACGCCGAGTATAAGAGGCCATTACCTGGTGCCCGGCTGGCAGTTCATAGGAGGCATGCAGAGTAGGGAAAACATCCCAGCGTCGGAACGCGAATCGGCCCGAATCACCGGCATCCACAACCCGGTCCGCATACTCAACCCTGAGTGCAGGTTGCAGACCGAGCCGGCCGAACTTTCCAGCGTATTGAGCATAAAACGCCTGGCGCAGCTCGGCGTAGTTGACCAAGTATCCGTATTCAGGCCGGAACTCAAAACTATCCGAGACGGGCGAATACTCCCATACTTCTTGTCTGGACAGCGCATTGTGCAGGGCTGTGGCTGAGCCGGCCTCGAGCTTGTCCTCTTTACGCAATGGTAGGGTGTAGTCGAGCTTCAGGTCAACGGGCTGACGCGGGCCTGACTGACGGTCTTGTCGGCCGCTGATGATTGTGTCGGCAAGGCTGTCCAGCAGAATACTTGTGGAGCGTTCGTTGCCATACATTCGACGATAACTCACGGCGATGGCGAGCTGGTGGCCTTCTGGGCCAGCGAGTCCGTGTATGTGATCCAGGTTCGCAGCAATGAAGTCGCCGCCGTGGTGCGATGTGTCCCGGCTTAGCTGGACTAGGGTGTCGTTCGCACCAGGTGCGGCCCAGCGCCGGTAAGACGCGTCCTGACCACTGCCAAAACCGCGGCTGCCGTAGTTCAGGTTGAGACTGGTACGAACCTTGCCAGTCCAGCGGTATTCGCCGCCGGCACGCAGACCCCAGAAGCGGTGCTGCCGGATACCACTGCCGTCAGAAAAGCTGCGGATGGTATCAGGCGCCGAATCCGACCAGGTGCGGACGTCAGTCAACCGCGTGCCAGGAAAGCGACCGAGGTTGAAATTGCCGCCACCAAATAGGTTAAGTCGGTCAGTCCGAAGACTCAGGAGCAGACTGGTGCCGGTACGAACCGGCCAGCCGCCGTCGGCCGACGCCATGCCGGAAAGCCCGCTTTGGCGCTGTTTCTTGAGGATGACGTTGATTATGCCCGAAACGCCTTCTGGGTCATATCTTGCCGAAGGGTTGGTGATGATTTCGATTCGGTCAATGGTCGCGGCCGGAATCTGCTGCAGGGCCTCGCTGCCATCGAGGGGCGAGGGACGGTTGTCAATAAGTACGGTGAAGTTCTGGCTGCCGCGTAGGGTGACATTGCCCTCAGCATCTACCTTGACCGAGGGTGCATTCTCCAGCACGTCAACCGCGGTGCCGGACGCCGCGGTAGCGAGTCGGCTTACGTCAATCACCTTCTTGTCAATCTGGTAGGACAGAGCCGGTCTTTCCGCGGTCGCCTCAACGCCTTTGACCGCAAGTACCGTCTGTCTGAGCTGGATGCGGCCCAGGTCAATTTGGGCCGCGGTCGCAAGTTGAATGTTCTCAATCCGACGGGGCTCGTACCCGATGAACGACACGTCAATGTAGAACCGGCCGGCCGGGACCCCGGTCAGACGGTACCTTCCCTGGGCGTCCGTGACTGTACCAGTCACCTGGGACGAATCTCGCTGCCGGTAAAGGACAACATTGGCATACTCGATGGGCACGGATAAGTCTTGGTCGTACACCTGGCCAGAAATAATCCCTTGGCCAGCACCAGGTGGGCCAGGAGGTATTGGTCCGGGCTGCGCGAGCGCAAGAAATGAAGACAGCAGCAGGACAAGAACAGATGGCGATATTTGGTGCTTGGTCATATGAGTTTAGACACTTTACCAGGCTGAAGGCTGCGGTCAAATACGGAGAAGCTGCGTCCTAGCCTGACAGAACTTTGGCATTGGATTAGTGCCAGCGCGCGCTACACCACTGAACTGAGAATGCGGAGCACAAGAAAGAGCCCCGGCATGAGCCGGGGCAGCAACAAAGGACTGATGGCTCCCCAATGACCGTGACATGAGTTCACGGCGGATCAGCCGGGAACCAGTTCGGCTGAACCACTCTTATCTCAGCTCTGGTGGTAACGCCAGGCCGGGTGAGTCCCACTGGCATTTGCAGATTAGCCCGCCCAATACTGGTGTCAAGAATTTGGTTTGCAGTGATTAGTTATTGAACACCAGCTGGTTAGCGCGAGTTGACAAAATACATGGCATGTCGTGTTGTTTGGTCGCTCCTATGTTATTGATGTTCATCAGGTTATGAACCAACAACCCTTCTGCTGCCGCCTGGACATAGCTGTTGTTGTAATACCTTACAAAATAGTGAGTTACACATTGGGGGCTTGTCCCTAGTGTGTGGTGTATAATAGCTTGTAGATCAATATGTTAGGTGGTAATGTTGTCTGGGTTTTCTTTGGACGTGGACTATACATACGGTTGGTTGCGTCTGGGTTGGTACGGGGTTGTCAAGAATCGGAATCGGTGCTAAAATTCTTGCAGTGAGTGCGTTACAGTATGGCGTGGTTGTGCTCCCCAAGCTGGACAGCGAGGAGGAGATTCAGCGGATTCGCGAGGAGTATGACCCGTGGTACTATCAGATAAGCCCATACATTCCTATGGTTGAACCCTTCACGCCGGCAACTTTGGGTGAGATGGAGAACGTGAGCGATTACATCAGCCTTGCCCGCCGCGGGTTTCACCCATTTGCGGTGAGCTTTCGTGCCTGCATTGAGGCAGACGACCGGCTTTTGCTCCCGCTGGAAGGCGGCAGGGAGGAGTTGATTGTGCTCCGGCGCAATCTGGTCGGCCCGGGTACGGCTGAGGCTATGGCTGGCGCGGAGTATGAGCCACGACTGGTCATCGGCAGGGTACCGGACCCGCTGCGTCGCAGCGAAGCACTGGCTGTGGTTGCGCGTATCGGTAGAATACTTGGGGTGGTTGATTCGGTGTCGCTCATCGAGGTTGCACCCAATCGCGAGATGAAACTGGTCGCCAACTTTCCGTTCGGAATTGGCCGGGTTGACTACTTCGACCGGCTGCGTGCCTAGCACTGAGTTGAACCGCTTGGGCCGGTTCTGACCTACAAAGACTAGTGAGGCGGAGTGAGAATACGAAGCGGCAGATCCGCACCGACCGGAACGGGTAATATCGCATCGGCCGGCTGTACGTCGGACAACATCATGTCGCCGCAGTCAAACGTGACTACTCATCCGATAGCGTTTTCCTGACCGGTGCCGATTCGGCCACGTGAAATCACAGGGTTGATTTCACCATAAGCCCCCCCCCCCCGGCCTAGAGGCGGGTAGTTCGGTGGTCCGATTTCACCCTCGGGCCAGTACCATGGGCGTTACACAAATTGTGCTTGCATTGGCCCTGAAAGCAGTGCTATAATGGTGTCGAGGCGGAAGAGTTACTAACTAAAGGAGCGACCGATGAAACATAACCGTATACTGGCGGTGCTCATGCTCATGGCCGGTATCTGCCTGGCCGTACCGAAGTTGAGCCTGCCTGAAGAAGTGACCGGGCCGATGACGATAAGCCTGCTGCATGGTTATTCTTTCGACCCGCTCAAGAAACTGCCGCAGTTGCCCCCGGAGCTCACGGCCACCGAGCCTGAGGGCGAATACGCGTACTACATGATTCAGTTCCCAGGTCCGGTCCGGCCTGAATGGAAGGCCGCGGTCGAACGCTTGGGTGTGAAGTTTCTGTGGTACGTACCGAACTATACGTTTGTCGCACGGGTGCCGGTAGAGCGGGCTGCAGCGGTCAGTGCGCTGCCCGAGGTGCGCTGGATGGGACTTGACCAGCCGGCTTACAAGATATTCCCGGGTTTCGAGAAAGTTACCGGTCCGCAGACGCTCATTGTCGTGTTCCACTATTATGAGGACGAATTCGAGTTGCTGCGAAAACTGGCCGCGCTCGGCGCAACTGATTTCCTGACCGAGTTCAATGCCGTGAACAAGTCGGTGAAACTGACGGTTGACGGAAGTCAGATTCCGGCCATCGCACGGATTCAGGGAGTGTACTGGATTGAGCCGTACGGCGAGATAACGCCGGACAATCAGAATATGCAGTGGGTTGATCAGCACGGATACTCGGCATCCGATACAACCCGTACGATCTGGCGCAAGGGTGTGAATGGAACAGGGATGCTTGTCGGCATCACCGATACGCCGATGAATATTGCCCACGACCAGTTCCGCGATCCGGTGAACAACACGCCCGGACCGAATCATCGTAAGGTCGTGGCCTATCGTGGTACCCAGGGTTCGGACCAGCATGGCACCCATACGACCGGGACCTTGTGCGGCAGCGACGACCCGGTAGGTGGTTCTTCTTGGCATGACGGACTGGCCAAGGGCGCACGGGTGTTCTTCCAAAACTACAACTCGCTGCCGACGAACTGGGACATGAACGTCTGGTTCCGGGGGCCGGATTCTGGTCTGGACGTACGATACGACTCAGCCCGGGCGCTCAATCACTCGATGTCGCTTTCGCGCAAGGATACTTTCAATACCTACATTTTCACCGACATGACCGCAGACCAGTTCACCTGGGCCCACCGCAAGTTCCTGCACTGCAATTCAATGGGCAACTACGGCACGAACCAGATGGGACACCCGGTGATTGCAAAAAACATCATCTCGACCGGGGGTACCCAGAATGGGACTTCGTGCCGGAACATCTACTCGTCGAGTTCGCGCGGCCCGACGCTTGATGGCCGTCGCAAGCCGCAACTGGTCAGTCCGGCTGAGAACCTGTATTCGGCCAGCTACTCCAACCCATCCGGGTATGCAGCACTCACCGGAACTT from candidate division WOR-3 bacterium encodes the following:
- a CDS encoding TonB-dependent receptor; the encoded protein is MTKHQISPSVLVLLLSSFLALAQPGPIPPGPPGAGQGIISGQVYDQDLSVPIEYANVVLYRQRDSSQVTGTVTDAQGRYRLTGVPAGRFYIDVSFIGYEPRRIENIQLATAAQIDLGRIQLRQTVLAVKGVEATAERPALSYQIDKKVIDVSRLATAASGTAVDVLENAPSVKVDAEGNVTLRGSQNFTVLIDNRPSPLDGSEALQQIPAATIDRIEIITNPSARYDPEGVSGIINVILKKQRQSGLSGMASADGGWPVRTGTSLLLSLRTDRLNLFGGGNFNLGRFPGTRLTDVRTWSDSAPDTIRSFSDGSGIRQHRFWGLRAGGEYRWTGKVRTSLNLNYGSRGFGSGQDASYRRWAAPGANDTLVQLSRDTSHHGGDFIAANLDHIHGLAGPEGHQLAIAVSYRRMYGNERSTSILLDSLADTIISGRQDRQSGPRQPVDLKLDYTLPLRKEDKLEAGSATALHNALSRQEVWEYSPVSDSFEFRPEYGYLVNYAELRQAFYAQYAGKFGRLGLQPALRVEYADRVVDAGDSGRFAFRRWDVFPTLHASYELPAGHQVMASYTRRIQRQRGWELWPFTTRMDAYNLRRGNPDLRPEVTDAFEAGWQRSFGESRVSLEGYYRVTNDKVERIRTVYAPGVILHTAANVGKDYSFGAEATSTLVLARWLNLDLTGDVFNYRVKGTVAGADFDTSRFRWEGRASTEIRLPTQTRITLSARYESPEISAQEAEPGRLWTDAAIRQAFLNRQLVLTLSARDLLGTAAWESESRGQGFYNYFKFRRQSPSVSLNLVWNFNNYRPERRQPVETGTDELGTGSQGEFGE
- a CDS encoding S8 family serine peptidase; this translates as MKHNRILAVLMLMAGICLAVPKLSLPEEVTGPMTISLLHGYSFDPLKKLPQLPPELTATEPEGEYAYYMIQFPGPVRPEWKAAVERLGVKFLWYVPNYTFVARVPVERAAAVSALPEVRWMGLDQPAYKIFPGFEKVTGPQTLIVVFHYYEDEFELLRKLAALGATDFLTEFNAVNKSVKLTVDGSQIPAIARIQGVYWIEPYGEITPDNQNMQWVDQHGYSASDTTRTIWRKGVNGTGMLVGITDTPMNIAHDQFRDPVNNTPGPNHRKVVAYRGTQGSDQHGTHTTGTLCGSDDPVGGSSWHDGLAKGARVFFQNYNSLPTNWDMNVWFRGPDSGLDVRYDSARALNHSMSLSRKDTFNTYIFTDMTADQFTWAHRKFLHCNSMGNYGTNQMGHPVIAKNIISTGGTQNGTSCRNIYSSSSRGPTLDGRRKPQLVSPAENLYSASYSNPSGYAALTGTSMATPNMTAAMALIRNYFQMGFYPTGDTQTGTKMGISAALNKAVGIVGADNDISGYTVPDNNVGWGRVDLDSSLYFAGDRSKLWVMDDTIGLNTGDSALYSIEVVNDSNPFRVALVWTDYPGTMRAALILVNNLDLTVISPTGTEYKGNVYSGGQSATGGVYDTLNVEECTRRNLPEVGIWTIKVKAKNVPQGPQPYALAATGMITVAAPPRHDVGVSQILAPVGEVDSGTVVTPQVVIVNLGNSAETFDAVMRIGTSYTDTQTVSLAVGQTDTVDFLDWVATPIGVFPVSCSTMLSGDMNPANDIAVDTVEVVPVVGVAEEIGLPKAFFMDKGRPNPFTGQTVIRYGLPRSSQVEIAVYSIAGERVRTLASGRHQAGYYLASWDGRDNHGRSLGAGIYYCRFVTDQVSDTKKLIRAE